Part of the Halomarina litorea genome is shown below.
GCGCGTCCACGACACGACGACGGGGATGCGCGCCTACCGACGCGAACTGATCGAACAGATCGAGTGGACGGAGAACACCGGCCTCTCCGCGGAACTGCTCCTTCGCCCTCGCGCGCGCGGCTACCGCGTGCGCGAGGAACCCATCGAGTACGCCGAACGCCTCGGCGAGACCAAACTCGACCCGCTGACCGGCGGGTGGGAGATCGCCCGCTCCATCGTCGAGGTGTGCCTGCAGGAGCGGTTCAGATAGTCCTCACGGAGAATTTCCGCATCTCGTTCTCGTTCTGCAGGCAACTCGTACATCGTATAGTGCTATATGGAATTCGAGTGTGACGGCGGTTGCGGTGACGCTTCGACGACACGCGGTTCCGGTGCTCCGGGGTAGCCTCGGAGGGTTCTCCCGGAGCGGGCGCTGCGTTCGTGACGTCGAGTGCACAGCCCCGGTACCCGTCGGTGAGGAGCGTCCGCGACGTGTGGTGGTCGATTCCCCGGCTCGCCCCGGTGAGGACGACGACCCGGCCCGTCTCTGTGGCGTCCACGCGTCGAGTAGGTGGCCACAGATGAATGACGAGCGACTAAATGTTCCGGCGGTAGGTGCCGACTCAGAGGCGTGCGTCGACGCTGTCCGCCACTCTGAGCGCCAGCGCCGCGATGGTGAGCGTCGGGTTCACCGCCCCGCCCGTCGGGAACACCGACGACGAGGAGACGTAGAGGTTCTCGACCTCGTGGGTCCGCCCGGTCGCATCGACGACGCTCGTCGCCGGGTCGGTCCCCATCCGGGTCGTCCCGAGGTGGTGCGACCCCATGTCGGAGTCCTCGTAGCCGACGACGAGGGTGTCCGTCGCGCCGAGTTCGGCCATGACCTCCCGACAGACCTCCTCGGCGCGTTCGAGCGTCCGGCGTTCGTGGTCGCCGTACGACAGCGAGACGTTCGGCACCGGCCGCCCGTGGTTGTCGGTCGTCGACGGGTCGAGGGTGACGCGGTTCTCGGGACGCGGGAGTACCTCGGCGACGGCGCGCATCCCGAGGACGTTCCCGCCGGACTCCGGGACGCCGTCGAGGAGTGCGTCGCCGAACGTGCTGCTGTTGAACGGGTCGGCGGCAGCGTCCGTCAGCGTCCCGACGCCGGGGTCGCCGAGCGCGCCGAACACCTGCTTGATGGCGGCGGACTTGCGCGTGTGTTCCCCCACGCCACCCCCCGCGGTGTTGAGGAAGACGAGCGCGAAGGTCCCCGGGGTCGGACCGTCGGGGACGTAGAACTGGTCGGACCTGCTGGTGGTGAACCCGACGGTGTTCTGCCAGGTCGGTTCGTCCACCGTCGCGCGCACCTCGATTTCGGCGTGGTCCATCAGGTAGCGCCCGACGGCACCGCTCCCGTTGGCCAGTCCGTCCGGGTGGGCGTCGGAGTCGGAGAGCAACAGGAGGCGAGGCGTTTCGATGCCCCCCGCCGCGAGGACGAACACGTCGGCTTCCTGCCGGTAACGTTCGCCGCCGGGGGTGGCGTACTCGGCCGCGACGACACGCTCGCCCCGGTCGTCGGTGTGGAGTTCGAGCACCTGCGCCCGGTCGACGACGTGCGCGCCGCGCTCCACCGCCCGGTCGACGTGGTGCTCGGAGGTGTAGCGAGCCCCGACCGGACAGGCGTTGCAGACGCCCGTAGCGGAACAGGACGCCCGGCCGTCGTAGGGTTCGGAGGCGATGGCTTTCGGCTGGCTCGCCATGTCGATGCCGAGCGACTCGCAGGCTCGCGCGAAGATGCCGTCGCTGTGCGAGGGCGGGAACGCTGGCATCGGGAACGACTCGCTCCGGGGCGGCCCGTGTGGGTTGTCGTCGCTCCCGGAGACGCCCATCTCGCGTTCGGCCGCGTCGTAGTAGGGAGCGAGGTCGGCGTAGCCGAGGGGCCAGTCGACGCCGACCCCGTAGCGCGACGCCATCTCGAAGTCCTTCTCGTGGAGTCTGGGCGTGTTCCCGTTCCAGAGGAGCGACGAGCCACCGACGCCCTTCGCCCGCACCTGATTCAGGCGGGCAAAGAGGCTCCCCGAGGAGGTGTAGCGGTCCCGTTCCTCCTCCAGCCAGAAGGCGT
Proteins encoded:
- a CDS encoding GMC family oxidoreductase; protein product: MTGTDRADRRPVASADVCVVGSGPGGALVADALAGKGHSVVVLEAGERHSVEDRTRRMELWLRSDVSHNAFWLEEERDRYTSSGSLFARLNQVRAKGVGGSSLLWNGNTPRLHEKDFEMASRYGVGVDWPLGYADLAPYYDAAEREMGVSGSDDNPHGPPRSESFPMPAFPPSHSDGIFARACESLGIDMASQPKAIASEPYDGRASCSATGVCNACPVGARYTSEHHVDRAVERGAHVVDRAQVLELHTDDRGERVVAAEYATPGGERYRQEADVFVLAAGGIETPRLLLLSDSDAHPDGLANGSGAVGRYLMDHAEIEVRATVDEPTWQNTVGFTTSRSDQFYVPDGPTPGTFALVFLNTAGGGVGEHTRKSAAIKQVFGALGDPGVGTLTDAAADPFNSSTFGDALLDGVPESGGNVLGMRAVAEVLPRPENRVTLDPSTTDNHGRPVPNVSLSYGDHERRTLERAEEVCREVMAELGATDTLVVGYEDSDMGSHHLGTTRMGTDPATSVVDATGRTHEVENLYVSSSSVFPTGGAVNPTLTIAALALRVADSVDARL